A single window of Carassius gibelio isolate Cgi1373 ecotype wild population from Czech Republic chromosome A19, carGib1.2-hapl.c, whole genome shotgun sequence DNA harbors:
- the fam133b gene encoding protein FAM133: MGKRDNRVAYLNPIAAARARGPAPNSGPTIQDYLSRPRPSWEEVKEQLEKKKKGSRALADFEDRMNERWKKELEKNREKVLGGGEKKDKEKEKKEKKKEKKKSSRHSSSSSSSSSSSDSSSRSSSDSEDDGEKKIIKKKKKRKRSSARRASDDSDTESETDSRESSKKKKKKLDGEKDKDEKDSRRKRKSERSHSESSDESDVDRDAESKKKKRSSEEKEKITDKSKKKKKKKKHKKHSKKKKRKTSGSELD, encoded by the exons ATGGGCAAGCGAGATAATAGAGTG GCGTACTTGAACCCAATAGCTGCTGCCAGAGCCAGAGGACCTGCTCCCAACTCTGGCCCCACCATTCAGGACTATCTCAGCAGACCACGGCCATCATG GGAGGAGGTAAAAGAACAActggaaaagaagaagaaaggctCCAGAGCTCTGGCTGATTTTGAGGACAGAATGaatgag CGATGGAAGAAGGAACTGGAGAAAAATAGGGAGAAGGTACTTGGTGGAGGCGAAAAGAAAGACAAGGAGAAGGAAAAGAAAGAG AaaaagaaggagaagaaaaagTCCAGTAGG CattcctcatcttcctcctcctcctcatcgaGTTCTGATTCCTCCTCCAGATCCTCCTCAGACTCTGAAGATGAT GgtgaaaagaaaattataaagaaaaagaaaaaaagaaaaagatcctCTGCCCGCAGAGCGTCTGATGATTCTGACACAGAGTCAGAGACTGACAGCAGG GAATCatccaagaaaaagaagaagaaactggATGGAGAGAAAGACAAG GATGAAAAGGACAGCAGAAGGAAGAGGAAATCTGAAAGGAGTCACTCAGAGTCCTCAGACGAGTCTGATGTAGACAGAGAT GCTGAGTCCAAAAAGAAAAAACGCAGTAGTGAAGAGAAGGAGAAAATTACA GACAAgtctaagaagaagaagaaaaagaagaagcatAAGAAACACAgcaagaagaaaaagaggaagacaTCCGGCTCTGAGTTGGACTGA